The following proteins are co-located in the Sphingomonas panacis genome:
- a CDS encoding acyltransferase family protein — protein sequence MTDTLAPSNPRRFTALDVFRGLTIFLMILVNTAGPGAPAYATLVHAKWFGFTLADSIFPTFLFAMGNAMSFAGRRRIDTAPYLTRLFKRGAIIFTLGFLMYWFPFVTHTDAGWAPIPFALTRVPGVLQRLALCYVAAGLLVRWLTVRQILIASAVLLLGYWAMLVFLSPPGMAFDKFGTVGTRLDLWLFGPGHLYKKDGGFDPEGLLGTVPAIVNVLAGYLAGLAVQRGGDLSRTIRSMAIIGVVLIASGLAWSPWFPLAKKLWTGSYVLLTIGIDCIALAAIIALVEIAGVKRGTRFFIILGRNPLAIYLFSELFVTAINMIDTGADGGLYGWIGIELFQRIAPGAFGSLLCAFAYTMLCWAVGWWMDRKGLILKA from the coding sequence ATGACCGATACGCTCGCCCCGTCCAACCCACGCCGTTTCACCGCGCTCGACGTGTTTCGCGGCCTCACCATCTTCCTGATGATCCTGGTGAACACCGCCGGGCCGGGCGCACCCGCCTACGCGACGCTGGTCCACGCCAAATGGTTCGGCTTCACGCTGGCCGATTCGATCTTCCCGACCTTCCTGTTCGCGATGGGCAATGCGATGAGCTTCGCGGGCCGGCGGCGAATCGACACCGCGCCCTACCTGACTCGGTTGTTCAAACGCGGCGCGATCATCTTCACGCTCGGCTTCCTGATGTACTGGTTCCCGTTCGTCACGCACACCGATGCCGGCTGGGCGCCGATCCCGTTCGCGCTCACCCGCGTGCCCGGCGTGCTGCAACGGCTGGCCTTATGCTATGTCGCCGCCGGCCTGCTGGTGCGCTGGCTGACCGTGCGGCAGATCCTGATCGCGAGCGCCGTGCTGTTGCTCGGCTATTGGGCGATGCTGGTGTTCCTGTCGCCGCCGGGCATGGCCTTTGACAAATTCGGCACGGTCGGCACGCGGCTCGATCTGTGGCTGTTCGGCCCCGGCCACCTCTACAAGAAGGACGGCGGCTTCGATCCCGAGGGGCTGCTCGGCACGGTGCCGGCGATCGTCAACGTGCTGGCCGGCTATCTCGCCGGGCTGGCGGTGCAGCGCGGTGGCGATCTGTCGCGGACCATCCGCAGCATGGCGATCATCGGCGTGGTATTGATCGCCTCTGGGCTGGCCTGGTCGCCGTGGTTCCCGCTCGCCAAGAAACTGTGGACCGGCTCCTATGTGCTGCTGACGATCGGCATCGACTGTATCGCGCTCGCCGCGATCATCGCGCTGGTCGAGATCGCCGGCGTGAAGCGGGGCACGCGCTTCTTCATCATCCTCGGCCGCAATCCGCTCGCCATCTATCTGTTCTCGGAGTTGTTCGTGACCGCGATCAACATGATCGATACCGGCGCGGACGGCGGCCTGTATGGCTGGATCGGCATCGAACTGTTCCAGCGGATCGCACCCGGCGCGTTCGGGTCGTTGCTGTGCGCCTTCGCCTATACGATGCTGTGCTGGGCGGTGGGCTGGTGGATGGACCGCAAGGGCCTGATCCTCAAGGCGTGA